In Streptomyces sp. 1222.5, a single window of DNA contains:
- a CDS encoding Crp/Fnr family transcriptional regulator yields MDAATSTGKFVADRGRRVRHPRARAVDKLFRSDEHVPGWSQVSKLAVSSMFEQSTLRHGPVDTRLFLTGSQIYNVVFVTSGSVREEYADGKVRLWGEGAVLGYWYESSDALPPSRGYSLTSGTAVISIAPDALRMLMLQHSDLALGVMHLITAHHRVTEDVYGVCKESPASRVARLLLYLSQASLAEGPVIRTRSREDGKSVVRPIPGGIVEGPTQADIADALGLARATVEKIIASFRAEGVLWKPSPGERRRNRVYEIQDRTLLEEIAGRRSWY; encoded by the coding sequence ATGGACGCGGCGACCTCTACGGGCAAGTTCGTCGCAGATCGTGGACGGCGCGTGCGGCACCCGAGGGCTCGGGCCGTCGACAAGCTCTTCCGCAGTGACGAGCACGTGCCGGGTTGGTCCCAGGTGTCGAAGCTCGCGGTGTCGAGCATGTTCGAGCAGAGCACGCTGCGGCACGGGCCGGTCGACACGCGTCTCTTCCTGACCGGCAGCCAGATCTACAACGTCGTCTTCGTTACGTCCGGCAGCGTCAGGGAGGAGTACGCCGACGGGAAGGTCCGACTGTGGGGTGAAGGGGCTGTGCTCGGCTACTGGTACGAGTCGAGTGATGCTCTCCCCCCTTCTCGCGGCTACTCGTTGACGAGTGGGACTGCGGTGATCAGCATCGCGCCCGATGCCCTGCGGATGCTGATGCTTCAGCATTCCGACCTTGCACTCGGTGTGATGCACCTGATCACCGCCCATCACCGGGTGACCGAGGACGTGTACGGCGTCTGCAAGGAGAGCCCTGCTTCCCGGGTAGCCCGGCTCCTGCTGTACCTGTCGCAGGCTTCCCTTGCGGAAGGCCCGGTGATCAGGACCAGGTCCCGGGAGGACGGGAAGTCGGTAGTCCGGCCCATTCCCGGGGGGATCGTCGAGGGGCCGACCCAGGCCGACATCGCGGACGCCCTGGGCCTTGCGCGAGCGACGGTAGAGAAGATCATCGCGAGCTTCCGCGCCGAGGGCGTCCTGTGGAAGCCCTCTCCGGGAGAGCGGCGGCGGAACCGGGTCTATGAGATTCAGGATCGCACCCTGCTGGAAGAGATCGCGGGTAGACGGAGCTGGTATTGA
- a CDS encoding cytochrome P450, producing MTITVPETTHLLDPRFHATAGPHAVWRWMRERDPVHWHEPGLYPGFWSLTRYDDIRAVSRDARVFSSAQGIVLRPVTHGADPGGGRTLALTDPPRHKALRSLVADWFTTRSVRALEDAMRDAVRAVLARAVERTECDFVTDIAARLPLYVICRLMGVPATEQELLFSLASKAFAAGDPEARRAAHQEILQYFTELMYRRMAEPEDDLVSALVTGEIDGELLCEEDVLLNCDNLLVGGTENVRLAVSSGMQVFLDHPDAWESLRADRDLLPAAVEEVLRYTSSATHVLRTVTEPVVLHGRQLRAGERVAVWLPSANRDERVFDDPDRFDITRRPNRHLALGAGEHFCIGSMLARAEMRVFFDELLTAVGSVEQTGPAVPVESIVVSGLERLPVRLRAR from the coding sequence GTGACCATCACGGTTCCTGAGACGACACATCTGCTCGATCCCCGGTTCCACGCGACCGCCGGCCCGCACGCCGTGTGGCGCTGGATGCGCGAACGCGATCCGGTGCACTGGCACGAGCCCGGGCTCTACCCGGGGTTCTGGTCACTGACCAGGTACGACGACATCCGTGCCGTGTCCCGGGACGCCCGGGTCTTCAGCTCGGCCCAGGGCATCGTGCTGCGCCCCGTCACCCATGGCGCCGACCCTGGCGGCGGCCGCACCCTGGCGCTCACCGACCCGCCCCGGCACAAGGCGCTGCGCTCACTCGTCGCCGACTGGTTCACCACCCGTTCGGTGCGTGCGCTGGAGGACGCCATGCGGGACGCGGTGCGCGCCGTACTGGCCCGCGCGGTGGAGCGCACGGAGTGCGACTTCGTCACCGACATCGCGGCGCGGCTTCCGCTGTACGTCATCTGCCGCCTCATGGGTGTGCCGGCCACGGAGCAGGAGCTGCTGTTCTCCCTGGCCAGCAAGGCGTTCGCGGCCGGGGACCCGGAGGCCCGCAGGGCCGCGCACCAGGAGATCCTGCAGTACTTCACCGAGCTGATGTACCGGCGCATGGCCGAACCCGAGGACGACCTGGTCAGTGCTCTGGTGACGGGGGAGATCGACGGTGAGCTCCTCTGCGAGGAGGACGTCCTCCTCAACTGCGACAACCTCCTCGTCGGCGGCACCGAGAACGTAAGGCTGGCCGTGTCCAGTGGCATGCAGGTGTTCCTCGACCATCCGGACGCCTGGGAGTCGCTGCGCGCCGACCGGGATCTGCTGCCCGCGGCGGTCGAGGAGGTCCTGCGCTATACGTCGAGTGCCACCCATGTCCTGCGCACGGTCACCGAGCCCGTCGTCCTGCATGGCCGACAGCTCCGGGCGGGAGAGCGTGTCGCGGTGTGGCTGCCGTCCGCCAACCGCGACGAGCGCGTCTTCGACGATCCCGACCGTTTCGACATCACGCGCCGGCCCAACCGTCATCTCGCTCTGGGCGCGGGCGAGCACTTCTGCATCGGCAGCATGCTGGCCCGTGCGGAGATGCGTGTCTTCTTCGATGAACTGCTGACGGCCGTGGGGAGCGTGGAGCAGACGGGCCCGGCGGTGCCGGTGGAGTCGATCGTGGTCAGCGGGCTGGAGCGGTTGCCGGTGCGACTCCGGGCGAGGTGA
- a CDS encoding AMP-binding protein — translation MTSAGDAQTLHAAVRRHAEERPSALAVVHGDRTLTYAELDGTADLWAASLASRGVGPGSLVPVLLPRSAELVVAVLAVLKTGAAYALLDPAWPGRRHREVVAQLAAPVLVTGRGVPAPDLGAPVWSVPDATAAGPAGQSPGFRPAEVPATAAACVFFTSGTTGRPKGVVVPHIATTRLMRPGTFARFTPGTVIPLAAAVPWDAFCLELWGALHNGGTSLVVDEPYPTAQVLRDGVGTHGVGTVWLTAGLFNMIVDEDLEAFTGLHQVMTGGERLSVPHVRAFLRRHPGIALINGYGPVESTVFVTTHRITEADCDLPDGIPVGRPVPGTTVHIVDGEICVAGDGLALGYLGDPALTEERFPHLRLDGRPVRVYRTGDLGHLDEDGVLHYRGRKDRQVKLHGHRIEPAEVERQIEQLLPAVSSCRVVVRRDEAGTARGLVAACVPADPGDPLDGALDELRPLLVRYQCPEVLIGVASFPVTANGKVDEGALLRLARPGPAAPAAAVAAPDASDPLLHAVVSTVASVLGTGGVSLDTPFTALGGTSLDMGRVCARLAAELGRPVPVSAFYQHPSARALAQWLHTSQPAAGPAATPTGDVPLTPMQTVYLTRHLFDPTDRTAHCPVVWSVEGELDLDVLEAAVDRVHRRHEVLRCVYLMDPEPVARPVDVPAPVLEMLPAAPNAEAAVSALREVLGEPLELAEADIWRVVLVPLESGHGAVLGCVVHHIAFDGWSEAVLATDLAKAYNALRGTADTPAPLPAPTVAQTHALRTARLALADTDRQRDWLAAQLRDVPALRWPGAPAMARPAPPGRCDTVLDARDVARLDTTAAEAGVTRFVVLLSCYGRLLAALTGCNDFAVGVPVAQRHHSRLESAVGCHIDMACVRLRGEALGDEAGALAAAARAVAGSFAAQDVSFGEVVRLVNPPRGSRSPLFQTLFVLQDNATPDLALDGLTTRFLRPPYFDIPLEVQTEVWPLADGRLRLVVNYRPDAVSHALAHDLLKGLADSVRILPRRARS, via the coding sequence GTGACATCCGCCGGGGACGCGCAGACCCTGCACGCGGCGGTCCGCCGGCACGCCGAGGAGCGGCCCTCGGCCCTCGCGGTGGTGCACGGGGACCGGACCCTGACCTACGCCGAGCTGGACGGCACCGCCGACCTGTGGGCGGCGTCCCTGGCGAGCCGGGGCGTCGGCCCCGGCTCGCTGGTCCCGGTGCTGCTCCCGCGCAGCGCGGAACTGGTCGTGGCCGTCCTCGCCGTACTCAAGACCGGCGCCGCCTACGCCCTGCTGGACCCCGCCTGGCCCGGCCGCCGGCACCGGGAAGTCGTCGCGCAGCTCGCCGCGCCGGTCCTCGTGACCGGGCGCGGCGTACCGGCGCCGGACCTCGGGGCACCCGTCTGGTCCGTTCCCGACGCGACCGCCGCGGGGCCGGCCGGGCAGTCCCCCGGCTTCCGGCCGGCCGAGGTGCCCGCCACGGCAGCCGCCTGTGTCTTCTTCACCTCCGGCACCACCGGCCGTCCCAAGGGCGTCGTCGTCCCGCACATCGCGACCACCCGGCTCATGCGGCCCGGCACCTTCGCCCGGTTCACCCCCGGCACCGTGATCCCCCTGGCGGCCGCGGTCCCCTGGGACGCCTTCTGCCTGGAGCTGTGGGGCGCGCTCCACAACGGCGGCACCTCCCTCGTCGTGGACGAGCCGTATCCGACCGCACAGGTCCTGCGCGACGGCGTGGGCACGCACGGCGTCGGAACCGTGTGGCTCACGGCCGGCCTGTTCAACATGATCGTGGACGAGGACCTGGAGGCCTTCACGGGACTGCACCAGGTCATGACCGGCGGCGAGCGGCTCTCCGTGCCCCATGTGCGGGCCTTCCTGCGGCGCCATCCCGGCATCGCGCTCATCAACGGCTACGGGCCGGTGGAGAGCACGGTGTTCGTCACGACGCACCGGATCACCGAGGCCGACTGCGACCTGCCCGACGGCATCCCCGTCGGCCGGCCCGTCCCGGGCACCACCGTCCACATCGTCGACGGCGAGATCTGCGTCGCAGGTGACGGGCTCGCGCTCGGCTACCTGGGCGACCCCGCACTGACCGAGGAGAGGTTCCCGCACCTGCGTCTGGACGGGCGGCCCGTACGCGTCTACCGCACCGGAGACCTGGGCCACCTGGACGAGGACGGAGTCCTGCACTATCGCGGCCGCAAGGACCGACAGGTGAAACTCCACGGCCACCGGATCGAACCGGCCGAGGTCGAGCGGCAGATCGAGCAGCTGCTGCCTGCGGTCAGCAGCTGCCGGGTGGTCGTACGCCGTGACGAGGCGGGTACGGCCCGCGGTCTGGTAGCCGCCTGCGTGCCCGCCGACCCCGGGGACCCGCTGGACGGCGCCCTGGACGAACTGCGCCCGCTGCTGGTGCGGTACCAGTGCCCGGAAGTCCTGATCGGTGTCGCGTCCTTTCCCGTGACCGCCAACGGCAAGGTGGACGAGGGCGCGTTGCTGCGGTTGGCGCGGCCCGGCCCCGCGGCACCGGCCGCCGCGGTGGCGGCGCCGGATGCGTCCGACCCCCTCCTCCACGCGGTCGTCAGCACGGTCGCCTCCGTGCTGGGCACTGGGGGCGTATCCCTGGACACGCCGTTCACCGCACTCGGCGGTACCTCCTTGGACATGGGGCGGGTCTGTGCCCGGCTGGCCGCGGAACTCGGGCGTCCGGTGCCGGTCTCGGCGTTCTACCAGCACCCGTCCGCGCGGGCCCTCGCGCAGTGGCTGCACACCTCCCAGCCGGCCGCCGGGCCGGCCGCCACCCCAACGGGTGACGTACCGCTCACCCCGATGCAGACGGTCTACCTCACCCGCCACCTGTTCGATCCGACGGACCGCACCGCGCACTGCCCCGTGGTCTGGTCGGTCGAGGGCGAGTTGGACCTGGATGTCCTGGAGGCGGCGGTCGACCGCGTGCACCGGCGCCACGAGGTGCTCCGGTGCGTCTATCTGATGGACCCCGAACCCGTCGCCCGCCCGGTCGACGTGCCCGCGCCCGTGCTGGAGATGCTGCCCGCCGCGCCGAACGCCGAGGCGGCGGTCTCCGCCCTGCGTGAGGTGCTGGGCGAGCCCCTGGAACTGGCCGAGGCGGACATCTGGCGGGTCGTCCTGGTGCCGCTGGAGTCCGGGCACGGCGCCGTCCTCGGCTGCGTCGTCCACCACATCGCCTTCGACGGCTGGTCGGAGGCGGTCCTGGCGACCGACCTGGCCAAGGCGTACAACGCCCTGCGCGGGACCGCGGACACTCCGGCCCCGCTGCCCGCTCCCACGGTTGCGCAGACCCACGCTCTGCGCACCGCCCGCCTGGCACTCGCCGACACCGACCGGCAACGGGACTGGCTCGCAGCCCAGTTGCGGGACGTTCCCGCCCTGCGCTGGCCCGGTGCACCGGCCATGGCACGACCGGCCCCGCCGGGCCGCTGCGACACGGTCCTGGATGCCCGGGACGTCGCCCGGCTGGACACGACGGCCGCCGAGGCGGGCGTCACCCGGTTCGTCGTCCTGCTGTCCTGCTACGGCCGCCTGCTGGCGGCCTTGACCGGCTGCAACGACTTCGCCGTGGGCGTTCCTGTGGCCCAGCGCCACCACAGTCGGCTGGAGTCCGCTGTCGGCTGCCACATCGACATGGCCTGCGTCCGGCTGCGCGGTGAGGCCCTCGGCGACGAAGCCGGCGCCCTCGCCGCAGCCGCCCGCGCCGTGGCCGGGTCCTTCGCCGCCCAGGACGTGTCGTTCGGCGAGGTCGTCCGTCTGGTGAACCCGCCCCGCGGCAGCCGGTCCCCGCTCTTCCAGACGCTGTTCGTCCTGCAGGACAACGCCACTCCCGACCTGGCACTCGACGGTCTCACGACCCGCTTCCTGCGCCCGCCGTACTTCGACATCCCCCTCGAGGTCCAGACGGAGGTCTGGCCGCTGGCCGACGGAAGGCTGCGTCTGGTGGTCAACTACCGCCCGGACGCCGTCTCCCACGCCCTGGCCCACGACCTCCTCAAAGGCCTCGCCGACTCCGTCCGCATACTCCCGCGAAGGGCCCGGTCGTGA
- a CDS encoding aminotransferase class V-fold PLP-dependent enzyme, which produces MHGGRTPHDTDGTQRRLIHLNTAGAGLMPETVRAAMTACIEREAATGCYETEEFLDDVLQGEIYQRLARVVGAPVEDVALFDSATRAWCAVVPRLRLGPSDTVWVTPYEYAGNLISLFSLRDRTGCRIEVIPTLPGGDLDLDWMARSISDRVALVSVTHIPSGCGIVNPVEEIGRILAPHRCFYAVDACQSIGQVPVDVARIGCQLLTGAGRKFLRGPRGTGFAYVAPELRQALATDFHDLHVAHVDSATGYRVTGTGARTLELAERTSAAVAGLNAALALHESGTPFEHKEQFQALRSTVARTPGIELIAPGEVQSGIVSFRHPGLPADRIRRGLAERGINAWKIVGNHTPLYMAQRGVDTAVRASVHYYNTLEEIDAFGRALHEVVASGAAS; this is translated from the coding sequence ATGCATGGTGGACGGACACCGCACGACACGGACGGCACGCAACGCCGGCTGATCCATCTGAACACGGCCGGAGCCGGTCTGATGCCCGAGACCGTCCGGGCGGCAATGACGGCATGTATCGAACGGGAGGCGGCAACCGGCTGTTACGAGACCGAGGAGTTCCTCGACGACGTCCTGCAGGGGGAGATCTACCAGCGGCTCGCCCGGGTGGTGGGCGCCCCCGTCGAGGACGTCGCCCTGTTCGACAGCGCGACCCGGGCCTGGTGCGCGGTGGTGCCCCGGTTGCGGCTCGGCCCCTCGGACACGGTCTGGGTGACGCCGTACGAGTACGCGGGCAACCTCATCTCTCTGTTCTCCCTGCGGGACCGCACCGGATGCCGCATCGAGGTCATCCCGACATTGCCGGGCGGCGACCTCGACCTGGACTGGATGGCCCGCTCCATCTCCGACCGGGTGGCCCTGGTGTCGGTGACCCACATCCCGTCCGGGTGCGGCATCGTCAACCCCGTCGAGGAGATCGGCCGCATCCTCGCGCCCCACCGGTGCTTCTACGCCGTGGACGCCTGCCAGTCGATCGGCCAGGTCCCCGTGGACGTGGCCCGCATCGGATGCCAGCTGCTCACCGGGGCCGGACGCAAGTTCCTGCGCGGCCCGCGCGGCACCGGGTTCGCGTACGTGGCGCCCGAGCTGCGGCAGGCGCTGGCGACAGACTTCCACGACCTGCACGTGGCGCATGTGGACTCGGCCACCGGTTACCGCGTCACCGGCACCGGCGCCCGCACCCTGGAGCTTGCCGAACGCACCAGCGCGGCGGTGGCCGGACTGAACGCCGCCCTCGCCCTGCACGAGTCGGGCACCCCGTTCGAGCACAAGGAGCAGTTCCAGGCGCTGCGTTCCACCGTGGCCCGGACGCCCGGCATCGAACTGATCGCCCCCGGGGAGGTCCAGTCCGGCATCGTCTCCTTCCGTCACCCCGGTCTGCCGGCCGACCGGATCCGCCGCGGCCTCGCCGAGCGAGGGATCAACGCGTGGAAGATCGTCGGCAATCACACGCCGCTCTACATGGCGCAGCGTGGTGTGGACACGGCCGTCCGCGCCTCCGTGCACTACTACAACACCCTGGAAGAGATCGACGCGTTCGGCCGGGCCTTGCACGAGGTCGTCGCGAGCGGGGCGGCGTCGTGA
- a CDS encoding proline dehydrogenase family protein gives MTSQTSSRALTEAAARGLRSLAADDRCREAFTAPGSLLQNLLSPAAHRYVLAAGREEFLDHLATLRAKGYLITVEFVGEENSDPGQIEQVVQEYLALLGHEPVPEQLGFDLSNVGLAVSRDLALRNTARIVEAAADRGCTVVLSMERSPTVDTVLGVYRELAERYDNIGITLQAHLHRTEQDLAAVAAPGRKVRLVKGAFQEAAEVAVRRGPALDERYLRFAEELVGRGVRLSLATQDPAVLAAAKHSGLLDRVAEIEMLHGVQPHLLRSYREAGHACRIYATYGENWWLHLLHRLAEHPPMVLTALADLGDDTARAVGADY, from the coding sequence ATGACCTCCCAGACCTCGTCCCGTGCGCTGACCGAAGCCGCCGCCCGGGGCCTGCGCTCCCTGGCCGCGGACGACCGGTGCCGCGAGGCCTTCACCGCGCCGGGATCCCTGCTGCAGAACCTGCTCTCGCCGGCCGCCCACCGCTACGTACTCGCCGCCGGGCGGGAGGAGTTCCTCGACCATCTCGCGACCCTGCGCGCCAAGGGCTATCTGATCACGGTCGAGTTCGTCGGAGAGGAGAACTCCGACCCCGGGCAGATCGAGCAGGTCGTCCAGGAGTACCTGGCGCTGCTCGGGCACGAACCGGTGCCGGAACAGCTCGGCTTCGACCTGTCCAACGTGGGCCTCGCGGTATCCCGGGACCTCGCCCTGCGCAACACCGCGCGCATTGTGGAGGCCGCCGCCGACCGGGGCTGCACGGTGGTCCTCAGCATGGAGCGCTCGCCCACTGTCGACACCGTCCTCGGTGTCTACCGGGAGCTCGCCGAGCGGTACGACAACATCGGGATCACGCTGCAGGCCCACCTGCACCGCACCGAGCAGGATCTGGCCGCGGTGGCGGCACCCGGGCGGAAGGTGCGCCTGGTCAAGGGGGCCTTCCAGGAGGCTGCCGAGGTCGCGGTGCGCCGTGGCCCGGCTCTCGACGAGCGCTATCTGCGCTTCGCCGAGGAGCTCGTCGGCCGCGGGGTGCGGCTGAGTCTGGCCACCCAGGATCCGGCCGTGCTCGCCGCGGCGAAGCACAGCGGGCTGCTGGACCGGGTGGCCGAGATCGAGATGCTGCACGGCGTCCAGCCCCACCTGCTGCGCAGCTACCGGGAGGCCGGTCACGCCTGCCGGATCTACGCCACCTACGGCGAGAACTGGTGGCTGCACCTGCTGCACCGCCTGGCCGAGCACCCGCCCATGGTGCTGACCGCCCTCGCGGACCTCGGCGACGACACCGCACGGGCCGTCGGGGCCGACTACTGA
- a CDS encoding fatty acid desaturase family protein: MSEIEQLNFDRLAPAVRKDLRELCRLDNHHWLLGVLFEYALVAGSVALCVGVSYWFYPLALVVIGSVQRFLAHFLHESSHKVLARNKTVNLIGGSVLSGYLVWHLHGPYRSSHVGNHHRNLGDADADPDYQFHIECGLYDTRRTDRHFFLREVVLSVLGLRTFAYLGYIARERVFCDSSRITVSVAMPLRVERAVLLVQWVLITGVCVGFGVLPELLLFWFVPLFTTNVAIGWLAELSEHYPMPETEHQQVLLTRNRHGRFLERFLISRHNDRYHLVHHLNTGIPYWNLGRAHRVLLRDPGYAAWDGLWAGAFTRTRSRRDKETVLSYAAKYRQWRKDGGDPAASDRTFAQLMLLAATSPVSAPSLALDSERHTKVAS; this comes from the coding sequence ATGTCTGAAATAGAACAGTTGAACTTCGACCGCCTTGCTCCAGCGGTGAGGAAGGACCTCAGGGAACTCTGCCGCCTCGACAACCATCACTGGCTGCTCGGGGTGCTATTCGAATACGCGCTGGTCGCCGGATCGGTGGCGCTCTGCGTCGGCGTCTCGTACTGGTTCTACCCGTTGGCCCTGGTCGTCATCGGTTCCGTGCAGCGCTTCCTCGCGCACTTCCTGCACGAGTCCAGCCACAAGGTGCTGGCCCGCAACAAGACCGTGAATCTGATCGGGGGTTCTGTGCTGTCGGGCTACCTGGTGTGGCACCTGCACGGCCCCTACCGCAGCTCCCACGTCGGCAATCACCACCGCAACCTCGGTGACGCCGACGCCGACCCGGACTACCAGTTCCACATCGAGTGCGGCCTGTACGACACCCGCCGCACCGACCGGCACTTCTTCCTGAGGGAAGTCGTCCTGTCCGTGCTGGGCCTTCGTACCTTCGCCTACCTCGGCTACATCGCCCGGGAGCGGGTGTTCTGCGACAGTTCCCGGATCACCGTGTCCGTCGCGATGCCGCTGCGCGTCGAACGTGCCGTACTCCTCGTCCAGTGGGTTCTGATCACCGGCGTCTGCGTCGGGTTCGGGGTGCTGCCGGAACTGCTGCTGTTCTGGTTCGTCCCGCTCTTCACCACCAACGTGGCCATCGGCTGGCTCGCCGAGCTGTCCGAGCACTACCCGATGCCGGAGACCGAGCACCAGCAGGTCCTGCTCACCCGCAACCGCCACGGACGCTTCCTGGAACGCTTCCTGATCAGCCGGCACAACGACCGCTACCACCTGGTCCACCATCTCAACACCGGCATCCCGTACTGGAATCTCGGCCGTGCCCACCGCGTCCTGCTGCGCGACCCCGGCTACGCCGCCTGGGACGGCCTGTGGGCCGGAGCGTTCACCCGCACTCGCTCCCGGCGGGACAAGGAGACCGTGCTGAGCTACGCCGCCAAGTACCGGCAGTGGCGCAAGGACGGTGGCGACCCGGCGGCGAGCGACCGCACGTTCGCCCAGCTGATGCTGCTCGCGGCCACTTCACCGGTGTCCGCGCCCTCCCTCGCACTCGACTCCGAACGACACACGAAGGTGGCGTCATGA
- a CDS encoding prolyl oligopeptidase family serine peptidase, producing the protein MTAQRRTAPYGSWPSPIEAADVARGEALVEWVGFVGDEVWWTEARPEENGRSALVRHTPEGPVEALPGRWDVRTRVIEYGGRPWQALSDRAEDGIVFVHAADQRVYRYRPGRAPVPLSPAGAWPCELRYADFAVRGDEVWCLRERAADEDATDAVRHLVALPLDGSAADDPARVRELAATHHFMTGPRIEPGGDRVVWLGWDHPAMPWDTTEVMLARVRADGTVTRPTVAAGGSGREAVTQVEWAADGSGALYAVTDPDGWWNVHEILPAGGSRNLYPAAEEFGEALWRIGLRWLLPLRDGTLAVLHGVGERRLGVLTRDGRLTDLPGEATEWFFPATDGRRIAAVCAGPLMRRTVVLADPAEGRVTVLRPPADTSYDAWASRSYRRTYRGPDGEEVHAHVHPPHHPGFTGPNGELPPWIVFAHGGPTSRSHLVLNQEISYFTSRGIGVLDVQYGGSTGYGRAYRERLRESWGLTDVRDCATAARGLIADGLASADRVAIRGGSAGGWTAAASLGAEPGLYRAAGIYYPVLDPVGWRTRGTHDFESRYLDGLIGPWPQAKGRYEERSPVAAAARIRAPFVLLQGLADTVCPPAQAERLLALLGDSGPRHRYLTFEGEGHGFRRARAVVDSLHAELELYGRALGFTPAL; encoded by the coding sequence GTGACGGCGCAGCGGCGCACCGCCCCGTACGGCAGCTGGCCTTCGCCCATCGAGGCCGCCGACGTCGCCCGGGGCGAAGCCCTGGTGGAATGGGTGGGCTTCGTCGGCGACGAGGTGTGGTGGACCGAGGCACGTCCGGAGGAGAACGGGCGCAGCGCGCTGGTACGGCACACACCCGAGGGACCTGTGGAGGCCCTGCCGGGCCGCTGGGACGTCCGTACCCGGGTGATCGAGTACGGTGGCCGTCCCTGGCAGGCCCTGTCCGACCGCGCCGAGGACGGCATCGTCTTCGTCCACGCGGCCGACCAGCGCGTCTATCGCTACCGGCCTGGCCGCGCCCCGGTCCCGCTCAGCCCTGCCGGGGCCTGGCCGTGCGAACTGCGCTACGCGGACTTCGCGGTGCGCGGCGACGAGGTCTGGTGTCTGCGGGAGAGAGCAGCCGACGAGGACGCGACGGACGCGGTCCGTCATCTGGTGGCGCTGCCCCTGGACGGCAGCGCCGCCGACGATCCCGCGCGGGTCAGGGAGCTGGCGGCCACCCATCACTTCATGACCGGGCCGCGGATCGAACCCGGCGGGGACCGGGTGGTGTGGCTGGGCTGGGACCATCCCGCGATGCCCTGGGACACCACCGAGGTGATGCTGGCCCGCGTCCGCGCGGACGGCACCGTGACGCGACCGACGGTGGCCGCGGGCGGATCCGGACGGGAGGCGGTCACCCAGGTCGAGTGGGCCGCCGACGGTTCGGGGGCCCTGTACGCGGTCACCGACCCGGACGGCTGGTGGAACGTCCACGAGATCCTCCCGGCGGGCGGCAGCCGGAACCTGTACCCCGCCGCCGAGGAGTTCGGTGAGGCACTGTGGCGGATCGGCCTGCGCTGGCTGCTGCCGCTGCGGGACGGCACCCTCGCCGTGCTGCACGGGGTCGGCGAGCGCCGGCTCGGCGTCCTCACCCGGGACGGCCGGCTGACGGACCTGCCGGGCGAGGCCACCGAATGGTTCTTCCCGGCGACGGACGGCCGCCGGATCGCCGCGGTCTGCGCCGGACCCCTGATGCGTCGCACCGTGGTGCTGGCGGATCCGGCGGAGGGCCGTGTCACGGTGCTGCGGCCGCCTGCGGACACCTCGTACGACGCCTGGGCGAGCAGGTCGTACCGGCGCACCTACCGGGGGCCGGACGGTGAGGAGGTGCACGCCCATGTCCATCCCCCGCACCATCCCGGGTTCACCGGCCCGAACGGCGAGCTGCCGCCCTGGATCGTGTTCGCGCACGGCGGCCCGACCAGCCGCAGTCATCTGGTGCTCAACCAGGAGATCAGCTACTTCACCAGCCGAGGGATCGGCGTGCTCGACGTGCAGTACGGCGGGTCGACCGGCTACGGCCGGGCCTACCGGGAACGGCTGCGCGAGAGCTGGGGCCTGACCGACGTGCGCGACTGCGCGACGGCCGCGCGCGGCCTGATCGCCGACGGGCTCGCCTCGGCAGACCGTGTCGCGATCCGCGGCGGCAGCGCGGGCGGCTGGACGGCCGCGGCCTCGCTCGGCGCCGAACCCGGGCTGTACCGGGCCGCGGGCATCTACTACCCCGTCCTCGATCCGGTCGGCTGGCGCACCCGGGGCACCCACGACTTCGAGTCGCGCTACCTGGACGGCCTGATCGGCCCTTGGCCGCAGGCGAAGGGCCGGTACGAGGAGCGGTCCCCGGTGGCGGCGGCAGCGCGGATCCGGGCGCCGTTCGTGCTGCTGCAGGGGCTCGCGGACACCGTCTGCCCTCCCGCCCAGGCCGAGCGGCTGCTCGCCCTGCTCGGCGACTCGGGTCCGCGGCACCGCTATCTCACCTTCGAAGGCGAAGGACACGGTTTCCGGCGCGCGAGGGCCGTCGTCGACTCCCTCCACGCCGAACTGGAGCTGTACGGGCGGGCCCTGGGCTTCACGCCCGCGCTCTGA